A genomic segment from Nyctibius grandis isolate bNycGra1 unplaced genomic scaffold, bNycGra1.pri scaffold_81_arrow_ctg1, whole genome shotgun sequence encodes:
- the LOC137677494 gene encoding collagen alpha-1(VIII) chain-like isoform X2 translates to MRDPNVLGAPGVLRDPKALGAPGVLGDPKALGARRVLGDPNVLGVGGVLRDPKALGAPGVLGDPNVLGVGGVLRDPKALGPPGVLGDPNVLGALGVLGDSPAWRAPDGPGGLRVPRTLDPHHGPGVPNDLGVLNAPEVTNRVGVPSDPGVPSVLGVPKTSINVGVPNTLEVPNVLKVPNTFSDPGVPNALEVPNALEVPKGFHDPGVPNALEVPNALEVPKGFHDPGVPNALEVPNALEVPKGFHDPNALKDPNTLEDPNAPGATTPSWDHVVFVLPAFEVRAGTRVPGTKAELLRLWDTGDARPFYGTLCPRCQAPTDYGRWRALPPTPHLRVAYEVPWRDPWEPFYVGPAHAVPPFDERFLQYGFNRISQACELHVAGFRFAVLDGAFVVHRGFKEAGGFHGGRKAELRRNRQLFRAFRAELRQRYPASARRC, encoded by the exons ATGAGGGACCCCAATGTCTTGGGGGCTCCAGGGGTCTTGAGGGACCCCAAAGCTTTGGGGGCTCCGGGGGTCTTGGGGGACCCCAAAGCTTTGGGGGCTCGAAGGGTCTTGGGGGACCCCAATGTCttgggggttgggggggtctTGAGGGACCCCAAAGCTTTGGGTGCTCCAGGGGTCTTGGGGGACCCCAATGTCttgggggttgggggggtctTGAGGGACCCCAAAGCTTTGGGGCCTCCAGGGGTCTTGGGGGACCCCAATGTCttgggggctctgggggtctTGGGGGACTCCCCGGCATGGAGGGCTCCTGATGGCCCTGGTGGCCTCAGGGTCCCCAGAACCCTGGACCCCCACCATGGCCCTGGTGTCCCCAATGACCTCGGGGTGCTCAATGCCCCAGAGGTCACCAACAGGGTGGGTGTCCCCAGCGACCCAGGTGTCCCCAGTGTCCTGGGTGTCCCCAAAACCAGCATCAATGTGGGTGTCCCCAACACTCTGGAGGTCCCCAATGTCCTGAAGGTCCCCAACACCTTCAGTGACCCAGGTGTCCCCAACGCCTTGGAGGTCCCCAACGCCTTGGAGGTCCCCAAGGGCTTCCATGACCCAGGTGTCCCCAATGCCTTGGAGGTCCCCAACGCCTTGGAGGTCCCCAAGGGCTTCCATGACCCAGGTGTCCCCAACGCCTTGGAG GTCCCCAACGCCTTGGAGGTCCCCAAGGGCTTCCATGACCCCAACGCCCTGAAGGACCCCAACACCCTGGAGGACCCCAACGCCCCAGGTGCCACCACGCCATCCTGGGACCACGTGGTGTTCGTGCTGCCGGCCTTCGAGGTCCGTGCGGGGACACGGGTGCCGGGGACGAAGGCGGAGCTTCTGCGGCTGTGGGACACGGGGGACGCCCGGCCCTTCTACGGGACGCTGTGCCCCCGGTGCCAAGCACCCACGGACTACGGGCGCTGGCGGGCGTTGCCACCCACCCCCCACCTGCGCGTGGCCTACGAGGTCCCGTGGCGTGACCCCTGGGAGCCCTTCTACGTGGGGCCGGCCCACGCCGTGCCACCCTTCGATGAGCGCTTCCTCCAGTACGGCTTCAACCGCATCAGCCAG gcctgCGAGCTGCACGTGGCCGGGTTCCGCTTCGCGGTGCTGGACGGAGCCTTCGTCGTCCACCGCGGCTTCAAGGAGGCCGGCGGGTTCCACGGGGGGCGCAAGGCCGAGCTGCGCCGCAACCGGCAGCTCTTCCGGGCCTTCCGCGCCGAGCTGCGCCAGCGCTACCCCGCCTCGGCCCGCCGCTGCTGA
- the LOC137677494 gene encoding collagen alpha-1(VIII) chain-like isoform X1, with protein sequence MRDPNVLGAPGVLRDPKALGAPGVLGDPKALGARRVLGDPNVLGVGGVLRDPKALGAPGVLGDPNVLGVGGVLRDPKALGPPGVLGDPNVLGALGVLGDSPAWRAPDGPGGLRVPRTLDPHHGPGVPNDLGVLNAPEVTNRVGVPSDPGVPSVLGVPKTSINVGVPNTLEVPNVLKVPNTFSDPGVPNALEVPNALEVPKGFHDPGVPNALEVPNALEVPKGFHDPGVPNALEVPKGFHNPGVPNALEVPNALEVPKGFHDPNALKDPNTLEDPNAPGATTPSWDHVVFVLPAFEVRAGTRVPGTKAELLRLWDTGDARPFYGTLCPRCQAPTDYGRWRALPPTPHLRVAYEVPWRDPWEPFYVGPAHAVPPFDERFLQYGFNRISQACELHVAGFRFAVLDGAFVVHRGFKEAGGFHGGRKAELRRNRQLFRAFRAELRQRYPASARRC encoded by the exons ATGAGGGACCCCAATGTCTTGGGGGCTCCAGGGGTCTTGAGGGACCCCAAAGCTTTGGGGGCTCCGGGGGTCTTGGGGGACCCCAAAGCTTTGGGGGCTCGAAGGGTCTTGGGGGACCCCAATGTCttgggggttgggggggtctTGAGGGACCCCAAAGCTTTGGGTGCTCCAGGGGTCTTGGGGGACCCCAATGTCttgggggttgggggggtctTGAGGGACCCCAAAGCTTTGGGGCCTCCAGGGGTCTTGGGGGACCCCAATGTCttgggggctctgggggtctTGGGGGACTCCCCGGCATGGAGGGCTCCTGATGGCCCTGGTGGCCTCAGGGTCCCCAGAACCCTGGACCCCCACCATGGCCCTGGTGTCCCCAATGACCTCGGGGTGCTCAATGCCCCAGAGGTCACCAACAGGGTGGGTGTCCCCAGCGACCCAGGTGTCCCCAGTGTCCTGGGTGTCCCCAAAACCAGCATCAATGTGGGTGTCCCCAACACTCTGGAGGTCCCCAATGTCCTGAAGGTCCCCAACACCTTCAGTGACCCAGGTGTCCCCAACGCCTTGGAGGTCCCCAACGCCTTGGAGGTCCCCAAGGGCTTCCATGACCCAGGTGTCCCCAATGCCTTGGAGGTCCCCAACGCCTTGGAGGTCCCCAAGGGCTTCCATGACCCAGGTGTCCCCAACGCCTTGGAGGTCCCCAAGGGCTTCCACAACCCAGGTGTCCCCAATGCCTTGGAGGTCCCCAACGCCTTGGAGGTCCCCAAGGGCTTCCATGACCCCAACGCCCTGAAGGACCCCAACACCCTGGAGGACCCCAACGCCCCAGGTGCCACCACGCCATCCTGGGACCACGTGGTGTTCGTGCTGCCGGCCTTCGAGGTCCGTGCGGGGACACGGGTGCCGGGGACGAAGGCGGAGCTTCTGCGGCTGTGGGACACGGGGGACGCCCGGCCCTTCTACGGGACGCTGTGCCCCCGGTGCCAAGCACCCACGGACTACGGGCGCTGGCGGGCGTTGCCACCCACCCCCCACCTGCGCGTGGCCTACGAGGTCCCGTGGCGTGACCCCTGGGAGCCCTTCTACGTGGGGCCGGCCCACGCCGTGCCACCCTTCGATGAGCGCTTCCTCCAGTACGGCTTCAACCGCATCAGCCAG gcctgCGAGCTGCACGTGGCCGGGTTCCGCTTCGCGGTGCTGGACGGAGCCTTCGTCGTCCACCGCGGCTTCAAGGAGGCCGGCGGGTTCCACGGGGGGCGCAAGGCCGAGCTGCGCCGCAACCGGCAGCTCTTCCGGGCCTTCCGCGCCGAGCTGCGCCAGCGCTACCCCGCCTCGGCCCGCCGCTGCTGA